The Capsicum annuum cultivar UCD-10X-F1 chromosome 3, UCD10Xv1.1, whole genome shotgun sequence genomic sequence ATCTTCACATTTTCACATGTGTAATTGCCTCCTAGCATACGGAAGTGGATGCCTGTTCTATAAGTTGTTTGATATGACTATACTCACTAGGATAAGGATAAACAACCTAGGTTTATACTGTTTGAGTGGAAGTAAAATTGACCAAGATTGAATGGAAGTTTCAAAGTGCCTAAGTAGAGCAAATGACCTGATTTTCATTAAACCCACTAAAACATAAATGGTGGATCTCGAGGCATGTGAAGGCGATAAGTTGGCTGTTTTGGTTTCAGCATGTCATGATACAAATCCTGACCTACAGTAATTTTACCTGGACTGTTGGAATTTTCGATGCATTCTAAAACATTCTGTTTATCTATCTATGCCAAAGGGATAGCGTGCAATAGATTAATGAAGATGATACAGTTTTCCGATGTAATTTGTCCCTTCATAgtttacttgtatttgatttgGTATCTTTGAAATTGTCGTTAGTTGAATTCGTGCATACAAATGACAGTTTAATGCTTGATGAAATTGTTTTTGGGTTAATCACAGTTTTGGTCCCTtgttttgataaattttgattttggttcTACACTTGGTTGTTGTCCTTGGATGTCTGATTGTGCACATTTGAGCCTCAATTAATTGAAATGTGCATTTTTGATCCTTTTGCTTGTAAATGTTCACAAGTTGACCAAGATTACCAATTCTTTCACTACTTAATTACTCAGGTGCCACGTTAAACTTGTATTTGTCCTctatatttgatagtaatatatttctAGAAATAGTCCAAATATAACATATTTCTTATGTAAAGGAACCCAAAGCGCACATTTCAATTAATTGAAAGTTAAATATGTTTTGTCAAATATTTCTAGGACTGAAATAAGAACTTACCAACAATTGAGGGACAAAAAGTGCTATTACGGCTTGTCTTTTTTTTCCTCAATGCTTGATCAAAACATTATAGAGCTATATATCGTGCATATAGACTATGTTTATTAATGATTGAGTTATTTATTCACAGGTATTTCTTTGAAGACTCAAGAGCTATATGCTCTTGTCTTTATTACTCGCTACTTGGACATATTTACTGATTTTATTTCACTATACAATACTACAATGAAGTTGGTTTTCCTGGGAAGCTCTTTGTCAATTGTCTGGTACATGAAGCATCACAAAATTGTTCGCAGATCTTATGACAAAGACCAGGATACTTTTCGTCATGTTCTCCTTGTGGTTCCTTGCCTGATATTGGCTCTTGTTATACATGAGAAGTTTACCTTCAAGGAGGTATTAATGCACTTTCTATAGCTcactgaaattaattttttgttgtagcatttcatattattatgtcaCATGTGGCGCGTTTTTGAACAGGTAATGTGGACCTTTTCCATATTCTTGGAAGCTGTCGCCATCCTTCCTCAGCTTGTCTTGTTGCAGAGAACAAGAAATATAGACAACTTGACCGGACAATACATTTTACTCTTGGGGTAATGTATCTTTCCTTTATTACCTTTTGCCAGAGTTGATTATGCTCACATCTCCATctctttcatttgtttttcttattttcgtTTACTAAGGGCGTCTTTCTCAGTCGctatttgtttttatttcatGAAGAGCTCAGgctccatttgttttttttttaaaattcagacgtctgaatctgaatgcacatctgaattattaagatgttgtctctagatgtgaaaactgaatgattaaggctgtttgtttttcaacatctgaatgtgtaaaaaaaattatttgtatacataataaaataaaaaatacaattcaaataaaaaattaattatatattaaaaaagcatgtaatttaagacaacaaaattattagtatttgattgagaaaaatcatttatgtttgttagtgatagtggagatggcttataatggtggttgcggtgacgatgattgatgttagtgattaataatattGTTGGTGATAATtatgatggttggtattgtagtgactgttatgatggtggcaaTTGATGGTAGTGGTtgttgttgtgatgtgacgttgcttgatgttagtagtttaaggtgttgattgtgttggctgaaacatgaatgcatgatgattgacgatgtgttggtgctagctagagatgttatttgttgtgatggtggagatggttgttagtagagataaattatagctatggtactggttgaagtagtggtagaggtggcgt encodes the following:
- the LOC107864506 gene encoding ER lumen protein-retaining receptor, with protein sequence MKLVFLGSSLSIVWYMKHHKIVRRSYDKDQDTFRHVLLVVPCLILALVIHEKFTFKEVMWTFSIFLEAVAILPQLVLLQRTRNIDNLTGQYILLLGAYRSLYILNWVYRYFTEPHFVHWITWISGLVQTLLYADFFYYYFQSWKNNTKLELPA